Proteins encoded in a region of the Natronorubrum halophilum genome:
- a CDS encoding SAM-dependent methyltransferase: MAKDQYYNKAKQQGYRSRAAYKLKQLDELENVISGGNTVVDLGAAPGGWLQVAAERVGPPGNVIGVDLQRIKDLEDSTLNDRVETLRGDMTEEKTRERVIDAAGGRVDVVVSDMAPNMSGEYSLDQARSLYLARQAFETALELLDSGGHFIVKVFEGPDVDDLRADIGEEFQYVRATSPKASRDESSEIYLIGKGRLTAPVRPGDELEVEIVDVGTEGDGIASVDGYRLFVPETTAGDVVDVRVEDVKPNFGFAEALEAE, encoded by the coding sequence ATGGCAAAAGATCAATACTACAACAAAGCGAAACAGCAGGGATACCGGAGCCGAGCGGCCTACAAGCTCAAGCAGCTCGACGAACTCGAGAACGTCATCTCGGGCGGCAACACGGTCGTCGACCTCGGTGCCGCACCGGGCGGCTGGCTACAGGTCGCCGCCGAACGGGTCGGTCCGCCGGGTAACGTGATCGGCGTCGACCTCCAGCGCATCAAGGACCTCGAGGATTCGACCCTGAACGACCGCGTCGAGACGCTTCGCGGCGACATGACCGAGGAGAAAACGCGCGAGCGCGTCATCGACGCCGCGGGGGGCCGCGTCGACGTCGTCGTCTCCGACATGGCACCCAACATGTCCGGCGAGTACTCGCTGGATCAGGCCCGCTCGCTCTACCTCGCCCGGCAGGCCTTCGAGACCGCCCTCGAACTCCTCGACAGCGGCGGACATTTCATCGTGAAGGTGTTCGAGGGGCCGGACGTCGACGACCTCCGTGCCGACATCGGCGAGGAGTTCCAGTACGTCCGCGCAACGTCGCCGAAGGCCAGCCGCGACGAGTCCTCCGAGATCTATCTCATCGGGAAGGGACGGCTCACCGCGCCGGTACGGCCGGGCGACGAACTCGAGGTCGAGATCGTCGACGTCGGCACGGAAGGCGACGGCATCGCGTCCGTCGACGGCTACCGGCTGTTCGTTCCGGAAACGACGGCGGGCGACGTCGTCGACGTTCGCGTCGAGGACGTCAAACCGAACTTCGGATTCGCCGAGGCGCTCGAGGCCGAGTAA
- a CDS encoding ATP-binding response regulator, with protein MTTGQPDPYTVLLVEDDDLQARLYQMMLSQNIGNQRNGTHGGRSSKSVPTVEIAETLADAQDVLRDASTSIDLVLLDLNLSDSSGLDTLDSVLETVDKTAVVVLTAMDDAMIGREAVERGAQDYLLKDHVTPRLLVQTVTYAIERRKRAAELERQRRELAVLHWLVRHEIREDAVIVLGWGAELSPSDPDEKRTISRIVDAGEHIVELTESVGAMVQTLDERPPELTAIDLEGVLAEEIERLETRYDDVEVSFDRTGEAVSVKADRFLNVVVRNVLTNAVVYTEGRDGEVTVSVIDEDGDEPSVGFSVSDDGSGVSLADHQRITDREYTPEGARSGVGLYLVQTFVDRYGGRLEIEEESGPEAGTTVRVSLEPATADAE; from the coding sequence ATGACAACGGGACAGCCTGACCCCTACACGGTGTTGCTCGTCGAAGACGACGACCTGCAGGCACGGCTGTACCAGATGATGTTGTCCCAAAACATCGGGAATCAAAGGAACGGAACGCACGGCGGACGGTCGAGCAAGTCGGTCCCGACCGTCGAGATCGCCGAGACGCTTGCAGACGCACAGGACGTACTCAGAGACGCGTCCACGTCGATCGACCTGGTCCTGCTCGATCTGAATCTGTCCGATTCCTCGGGCCTCGATACGCTGGATTCGGTCCTCGAGACGGTCGACAAGACGGCGGTCGTCGTCCTCACCGCGATGGACGACGCCATGATCGGACGGGAAGCGGTCGAACGGGGGGCACAGGATTACCTGTTGAAAGACCACGTAACACCGCGGCTGCTCGTACAGACGGTGACGTACGCCATCGAACGGCGAAAACGGGCCGCCGAACTCGAGCGCCAGCGCCGAGAGCTGGCGGTACTCCACTGGCTGGTCCGCCACGAAATCAGAGAGGACGCCGTCATCGTCCTTGGATGGGGCGCAGAGCTCTCGCCGTCGGATCCCGACGAGAAACGAACCATCTCGCGGATCGTCGACGCGGGCGAACACATCGTCGAACTCACCGAATCGGTGGGAGCGATGGTACAGACGCTCGACGAACGGCCACCGGAACTCACGGCGATCGATCTCGAGGGCGTGCTCGCGGAAGAGATCGAGCGACTCGAGACCCGGTACGACGACGTCGAGGTGTCCTTCGATCGAACCGGCGAAGCCGTCTCGGTCAAAGCCGATCGGTTTCTCAACGTCGTCGTCCGGAACGTGCTGACGAACGCAGTCGTCTACACGGAGGGCCGGGACGGCGAGGTGACGGTATCCGTGATCGACGAAGACGGCGATGAGCCGTCCGTCGGGTTTTCGGTATCGGACGACGGTTCCGGGGTTTCGCTCGCAGATCACCAGCGCATCACCGACCGCGAGTACACCCCTGAGGGAGCCAGAAGCGGGGTCGGACTGTATCTCGTCCAGACCTTCGTCGACCGATACGGCGGCCGGCTCGAAATCGAGGAGGAGTCGGGTCCGGAGGCCGGAACGACGGTCCGAGTATCGCTCGAGCCGGCGACGGCAGACGCGGAGTGA
- a CDS encoding ribbon-helix-helix domain-containing protein has product MPKISVEIPQELLEDLDGHVGDDGKFVNRSDAIRASVRKTLDILDEIDERHDRLETEE; this is encoded by the coding sequence ATGCCCAAAATCAGCGTCGAAATTCCACAGGAACTCCTCGAGGATCTGGACGGACACGTCGGCGACGACGGCAAGTTCGTCAACCGAAGCGATGCGATTCGCGCCTCGGTTCGAAAGACGCTCGACATCTTGGACGAGATCGACGAGCGCCACGACCGACTCGAAACCGAGGAGTAG
- a CDS encoding winged helix-turn-helix transcriptional regulator gives MTQTPNPAQSIASSILGTKWKPRLIVALATEGRLGFGDCKRELEGISSKVLSDNLDDLRERDVVSRDVVQEQPRRVEYELTTAGRELYAILETMAEWDATYVTGDGVPTVLLADDDPRLLELYSLWLVADYDVVTATNGQEALDLLDESVDIAILNRTLPGLSGDEVATAAITVNQQPAIAILTSTQVSPTDVSLPADRLLRKPITKGELLDAIADLSRLATDAPIAREVRARHHRLAFVETHLGSAVKTTAPYRRATEELERVEAERTAALEAREPWRRLLEAEANSEETDTESS, from the coding sequence ATGACTCAGACACCGAATCCGGCACAGTCGATCGCGAGTTCGATCCTCGGCACCAAGTGGAAACCGCGACTGATCGTCGCGCTCGCGACCGAGGGCCGGCTCGGATTCGGAGACTGCAAACGCGAACTCGAGGGCATCTCGAGCAAGGTGCTTTCGGATAACCTCGACGATCTGCGCGAACGGGACGTCGTTTCGAGAGACGTGGTTCAGGAGCAACCGCGCCGCGTCGAGTACGAACTCACCACGGCCGGCCGGGAGCTGTACGCGATCCTCGAGACGATGGCCGAATGGGACGCCACCTACGTCACGGGCGATGGCGTTCCGACGGTGTTGCTCGCCGACGACGACCCGCGGCTCCTCGAACTCTACTCGCTGTGGCTCGTGGCGGACTACGACGTCGTGACGGCGACGAACGGACAGGAAGCCCTCGACCTGCTCGACGAGTCGGTCGATATCGCGATTCTCAACCGGACGCTACCGGGACTGAGCGGTGACGAGGTCGCAACGGCGGCGATCACCGTCAACCAGCAACCGGCGATCGCGATCCTCACGTCGACGCAGGTGTCGCCGACGGACGTCTCGCTGCCGGCCGATCGACTGCTGCGAAAGCCGATCACGAAAGGGGAGTTGCTCGATGCGATCGCGGACCTGAGCCGACTCGCCACCGACGCGCCGATCGCCCGCGAGGTTCGGGCGCGCCACCATCGGCTCGCGTTCGTCGAAACGCACCTCGGATCGGCCGTCAAAACGACGGCCCCGTACCGTCGCGCGACGGAGGAGCTGGAACGAGTCGAAGCCGAGCGAACGGCGGCGCTCGAGGCTCGCGAACCATGGCGTCGGCTGCTCGAGGCCGAGGCGAATTCGGAGGAGACGGACACCGAGTCGTCGTGA
- a CDS encoding uracil-DNA glycosylase, producing the protein MSDQEPTEWEFETEFATVLEGVPDDQFDRERFVPGVGPLSADVMLVGEAPGGQEVAEGEPFVGQAGKQLDRVLESIGFDRRDCYITNLVKVRPPENRDPYVAEIDAWWPVLEAELERVAPSVLVPMGSFATAEILDTDETITDVHGQPFEHEDRIVVPSFHPAAALYDRSKVDAIESDLAAALEVA; encoded by the coding sequence ATGAGCGATCAGGAACCCACCGAGTGGGAGTTCGAAACCGAATTCGCTACCGTACTCGAGGGCGTTCCGGACGACCAGTTCGATCGCGAGCGATTCGTCCCCGGTGTCGGTCCGCTGTCCGCCGACGTAATGCTCGTCGGCGAGGCTCCCGGCGGCCAGGAAGTCGCTGAGGGCGAACCGTTCGTCGGACAGGCCGGCAAGCAACTGGATCGCGTACTCGAGTCGATCGGCTTCGATAGGCGGGACTGCTACATCACCAATCTCGTCAAGGTGCGGCCGCCGGAGAACCGCGATCCGTACGTCGCCGAGATCGACGCCTGGTGGCCGGTTCTCGAGGCCGAACTCGAGCGCGTCGCCCCGTCCGTTCTCGTTCCGATGGGAAGCTTCGCGACGGCCGAGATCCTCGACACCGACGAGACGATCACGGACGTGCACGGCCAACCGTTCGAGCACGAAGACCGGATCGTCGTCCCGTCGTTTCACCCGGCAGCAGCGCTGTACGATCGGAGCAAGGTCGATGCGATCGAGTCCGATCTGGCGGCAGCGCTCGAGGTTGCGTGA